A stretch of the Capsicum annuum cultivar UCD-10X-F1 chromosome 8, UCD10Xv1.1, whole genome shotgun sequence genome encodes the following:
- the LOC107840432 gene encoding uncharacterized protein LOC107840432 isoform X1 codes for MDQKRKICEWFEQLKMPAGHASNLLKRVDMEHEKLFGMKSHDCHVFMETLLPIAFSSLPERIWKPMTEISLFFKDLCSSTLTEENLIRMERNIPIIMNMLEKILPPGFWDVMENLPMHLVHEARLGGPVQARWMYQFERETANFCSYYFTSDVPCSRNRPNHHDDGGEVAREPLSILNQPGEGSKNRTRRHLSSMEFKSASIHVLLNFPQVKPFLDYFVQLYGNDKVFDYFST; via the exons ATGGACCAAAAACGTAAGATATGTGAATGGTTTGAGCAACTGAAAATGCCTGCGggtcatgcttcaaatttgttgAAGCGTGTTGATATGGAGCACGAAAAGTTATTTGGTATGAAgagtcatgattgtcatgttttcatggaaacGTTACTCCCCATAGCATTTAGCAGCTTGCCTGAAAGAATCTGGAAACCCATGACTGAAATTAGTTTGTTTTTCAAAGACTTGTGTTCCAGCACATTGACGGAAGAGAACCTGATTCGGATGGAACGAAATATTCCTATAATTATGAATATGCTAGAGAAGATTCTTCCACCTGGATTTTGGGATGTGATGGAAAATCTTCCTATGCATCTTGTGCATGAAGCTCGTCTTGGAGGTCCGGTTCAAGCTCGATGGATGTATCAATTTGAGAG GGAAACGGCCAATTTCTGTTCGTATTACTTTACAAGTGATGTTCCATGTTCAAGAAATAGGCCCAATCATCACGACGATGGCGGTGAGGTTGCTAGAGAGCCGTTATCAATCTTGAATCAACCTGGCGAAGGTTCAAAAAATCGTACACGGAGGCATCTTAGTTCAATGGAGTTTAAGTCTGCATCAATACATGTATTGTTGAATTTCCCTCAAGTTAaaccatttcttga CTACTTTGTGCAGTTGTATGGCAATGATAAAGTGTTTGACTATTTttcaacatga
- the LOC107840432 gene encoding uncharacterized protein LOC107840432 isoform X3 yields MVEGDKDKGTANAPKKKLKKASMINRRSTDWDIKSSALRQPEIPTIDQSITHGQVHSQAGMRDMRNKLIIEPDGYGFNPDAAVRILSQIIQDLYRCAVTSWNEMPDNLRNQILLGFRGYLFLCSSFPY; encoded by the exons ATGGTAGAAGGCGATAAGGATAAGGGTACTGCTAATGCTcccaaaaagaaattaaagaaggctAGTATGATCAACAGGCGATCGACAG ATTGGGATATCAAGTCTTCCGCTTTGAGGCAACCTGAAATTCCTACCATAGACCAGTCTATTACACATGGTCAGGTTCATTCACAAGCTGGCATGAGGGACATGCGCAACAAACTCATCATAGAGCCTGACGGCTATGG TTTTAATCCGGATGCTGCTGTGAGGATCCTTTCTCAAATCATTCAAGATCTTTATAGGTGTGCTGTCACGAGTTGGAACGAGATGCCAGACAATCTCAGGAACCAGATTCTTTTAGGATTCAGGGGATATTTATTTCTGTGCTCTTCTTTTCCTTACTGA
- the LOC107840432 gene encoding uncharacterized protein LOC107840432 isoform X2: MDQKRKICEWFEQLKMPAGHASNLLKRVDMEHEKLFGMKSHDCHVFMETLLPIAFSSLPERIWKPMTEISLFFKDLCSSTLTEENLIRMERNIPIIMNMLEKILPPGFWDVMENLPMHLVHEARLGGPVQARWMYQFERETANFCSYYFTSDVPCSRNRPNHHDDGGEVAREPLSILNQPGEGSKNRTRRHLSSMEFKSASIHVLLNFPQVKPFLEW; encoded by the exons ATGGACCAAAAACGTAAGATATGTGAATGGTTTGAGCAACTGAAAATGCCTGCGggtcatgcttcaaatttgttgAAGCGTGTTGATATGGAGCACGAAAAGTTATTTGGTATGAAgagtcatgattgtcatgttttcatggaaacGTTACTCCCCATAGCATTTAGCAGCTTGCCTGAAAGAATCTGGAAACCCATGACTGAAATTAGTTTGTTTTTCAAAGACTTGTGTTCCAGCACATTGACGGAAGAGAACCTGATTCGGATGGAACGAAATATTCCTATAATTATGAATATGCTAGAGAAGATTCTTCCACCTGGATTTTGGGATGTGATGGAAAATCTTCCTATGCATCTTGTGCATGAAGCTCGTCTTGGAGGTCCGGTTCAAGCTCGATGGATGTATCAATTTGAGAG GGAAACGGCCAATTTCTGTTCGTATTACTTTACAAGTGATGTTCCATGTTCAAGAAATAGGCCCAATCATCACGACGATGGCGGTGAGGTTGCTAGAGAGCCGTTATCAATCTTGAATCAACCTGGCGAAGGTTCAAAAAATCGTACACGGAGGCATCTTAGTTCAATGGAGTTTAAGTCTGCATCAATACATGTATTGTTGAATTTCCCTCAAGTTAaaccatttcttga ATGGTAG